ATCTTCCCCTGCTTCTCCATGACTTCTAATGTGTGTATAAATAAAGGTTTATTATCTAACAACAGATATTGCTTTTTAGTCTCTGCACCCATTCGCTTCCCTGAGCCGGCTGCTACAACTATACTAGTTACGTAAGGCACCTGCTTTCACCTCTCCCCAGGCAGACTTGGCTCCATCACTATTTTTATCAGCACCCTTTGGTTTTGCAAAAATCATCCTGCCCGCTGCTGTTTGCAAAACACTTGTTACCATAACATGAATGGTTTGATTAATGTACTTTCTGCCATTTTCTACTACTATCATTGTGCCATCATCAAGATATGCAATTCCCTGACCGCTTTCTTTGCCATCCTTGATAACTTGAACTACCATTTCTTCCCCTGGAAGTACAATTGGTTTTACAGCATTGGCCAATTCATTAATATTTAACACCTTTACACCCTGAAGTTCTGCTACTTTGTTTAAATTATAATCATTTGTAACAACCTGACCATTTAGCATTTGAGCAAGCCTAACAAGCTTGCTGTCTACCTCAACTACATCTTCAACATCCTGCTCATAGATTTGAACCTTGATATCCAATTCCTTGCGAATTTTATTAAGGATATCCAGACCCCTTCTTCCCCTATTTCTTTTTAAAGCATCAGAGGAATCTGCTATATGCCTTAATTCCTCTAATACAAAACTAGGAATTAGCAGGGTTCCCTCAACAAAGCCAGTTTTACAAATATCAGATATTCTACCATCGATTATGACACTGGTATCTAATATTTTGTAACCGCCACTTTTAGAATATACCTTCGTTTGCTTGTCTTTTCCAAACTTGAAAATATTGACCAATGAAAGAATTTCATCTCTTTTCTTGGTGCCTATACTCCAGCCCAGATATCCAAATACAACACTAGTAATCATTGGTATATAGTCCCCAACAAAAGGGAGCGCGGAAAAAGAAACGCCTAATAAATTGGCTATAATAAGTCCAATAATAATACCTATAACACCTGCAACTATGTCAAACGTAGGTGTCTTTTGTAGTTTTACTTCCAGCCATTCTGTCAACTGAATTATACTATTGATGATTAAAGGGGCAATGGTAAAACCTATAAGTGCTGCTACGATGGTCACTAGACCTCCGATGGCCCATTTTGCTTCCTGAGGGATATTATCAACAAAACTCAAATCCAACACATAGACAGTAATCGAAAAACACACAGCTGCAATAATCAACATTATGATTATTCTTGCTATCTTTTTTAACATTACTTCACCTCCTTCCTATAGTTTAACAAGCTACTGCAACTATTATACAAATATCTGGAAACTGGTGCAACAAGTATATATATAAAAACAAAAAAGGAACTGTTAGTTAGTTCCCTTTTCTAAGCTAACACCTTGTGCAGCAAGTCTTCTACTTGATCCTCGGCAATGTTTTTAACCAGGACCAGTTCGCTTATTAATATGCGCTTGGCATTCTCAAGCATTTTTCTTTCCCCTGTGGATAAACCCTTATCTTTATCTCTAATGGTCAGATTTCTCACTACTTCGGCGACTTCAAAAATATTACCACTTTTTATCTTATCCATGTTAGCTCTATATCTCTTATTCCAGCTAACATTCATTGTGCTGTTTTTATCCTGTAATATCCCTATGACTTCAGACATCTCCTGGGTATCTATAACCTGCCTTAATCCAATATCTTGGACATTATCCATAGGTACCATAACCTTCATGTCGCCAATGGGAATCTTCATAATATAATAACTTCTTTTTTCTCCTAAAACTTCCTTCTCTTCAATGGATTCAATAATTCCAGCACCATGCATGGGATATACTACCTTGTCGCCGACTTTAAACATTCACTTACCTCCCGGGGTACTCATATTATACAATAATTATACCAGTTAGGATGAATTCATGTCAAATAGTAGATATTATATCACAAGCATTTAAAGCATGTCAATTAGCCAGATACTATTTTATAATTCTTTTTTCATGTTTTTTCATTTGCCCGTACATTTATTTTTAATGGCTATAATTGGATTGTTTTCAATTTACTTGTAGTTTATAAATTATACCTATTTTCAATTGGTAATATCTTATTCCTTGATTTCATTGACAAGACAAGTCTTTTCTCAGTATAATGAAAACACCAAGGAAGGTTAGACAACTCAAGCAGGGATCAACCTGGCGAAGGAGTGAAATTATGGATCAAGAAATATGTAAAGATTTTCAAGAAACTGTTGCCCAATTCACAATAAGACACAAAAGCATTCTTGATATTATCTCAAAAACAGACGAGGCAAGTGCTAAGGTTAACCGTGCTACAATTAAGGCAGTTACCCAATGCGGATGTATAGAAATTGAGGCCAAGAAGCATCAGTGGCCAGAGGATATAAATATATTAGATATAAAAAATATGCTTGATAGTGATTTGGCTGGGCAGCTGTGTCCTGATTGTCAGGATGTTATTGAAACAGAAATAGGAAAGCTTTTATTTTATATTACAGCTCTCTGCAACACCTTAAATTTAAATCTTGACGAAATTCTAGTTAAGGAAAACGCAAAAATTCTTACTCTAGGTAAATTCAATTTTAGATAGTTTTACATACGAAGGTTCAGTATTTGAACCTTCTTTTGATTCTATACTATAAAATAACTATAAAATACTATAAAGCTTTGTATGCAGGGCAGCTTAAAGTATTTTGAACACTCCCTTCAGCACTTCTTGAAGATTCTGGGCCTCAATAATTTCTATATTACCGATTCTGAGGTTTTTGGATGAATCTTTTGCCACAAACACTTTTTTAAAGCCCATTCTATCAAGCTCCTTTACCCGCACTTCCAGAGAAGGTACTTTCTTAAGTTCTCCCGTAAGACCAACATCAGAGACGAAGACGACATGGTTTGGAATAGGCTGTTTGAAAACTGAGGATGCGATGCTCATGATTACTGCAAGATTTGCAGCCTGTTCCTTAATTTTAATGCCTCCCGTTATTTTAATAACCACGTTTTTATCGTAAAGATTGACGCCACCCCGCTGTTCCAGGATGGAAATAAGGGTGTTCATCTGCTCCTTTCGCAACGCTTCTCCAATCCTCAAAGGATAAGGAGTAAAAGAACTGGAGACAAGGCTTTCAACTTCAATGATGATTGGCCGAGTGCCTTCTTTCATAACAGCCAGGGCACTTCCTGATACCTCGGTTCCATCCTCTCTTTTTGTCATAAAATACTCTGACGGATTATCAATGGAGACCATGCCCCGTTCGCCAAGGGTGAGGAACCCCATTTCCATTGTTCCCCCATGCCTATTCTTTGTCGACGTAAGAGTTTTTAACTCTTCACCGCTTTCCCCCTCAATGAGCATTACTGTATCTACCAAGTGTTCCAGAGCCCGCAGCCCGGCAAGTTCATCTTCTTTTGTCATTTGACCCACCATAATGACTGCCCTGGGTCTTTGAGGGTTTTTTGCTATCTTTAATAGTTCACCTGCACATTCCATGGTTTGTGTTGGCGACCCAGCCCTTGAACCTGGAAATGCTTCTAGAACAAACGTCTGAATACTATCAATAATTATAAGGTCCGGATCTATTGTTTCAATAGATGCCAGTACATTATCAAGACTAGTGTCAGAAATCACCCATACATTTTCATTAACCTCATCAAAAATTCGATCAGCCCTACATTTTATCTGACTTTCACTTTCTTCCCCAGAGGCGTACATAACAACATACCCCTGACTGCCAAGATCATTTGCAATCTGCAGTAAAAGGGTAGATTTGCCTGCACCAGGTTTGGCGGTGAGGATAGTAATTGAATCCCGTACTATCCCACCACCCACCACTCTATTGAATTCATTCATGCCGGTTACAATTCTATGGCTGCTGCCCGAGATGACTTCCGACAATCTCATGCTGGAAGCCCTTTTTCTGTTTGTAGTGCTTTTTTTCTTATTATCCAAAAGTGTTTCTTCAAGTGTATTCCAGGAATTACAGTTCAGACAACGACCATGCCATTTAGAACTCTCCTGCTTACATTCTGAACATACATATACAGTCTTTGTTTTCATATAAATCAGGCCTAGGTCATGATTCCAAATATAAGGTAAGGGCCCTGTCACCTCCATTAATAGCTTTCCTATAGATTATCAAAACCCATCTAGATGGTAAAGGAAAAATAACAGGGCTATTTCTATGCCTTTTCTAGCTCCAGCTTATCATCTATCACCTTAATTATTACCTTATCTCCAGTTTGATATTTTCCTTCCAACAAGCCTTCGGATAAGTTGTCTTCGACTAATCTTAATATTGCCCTTCTTAAAGGTCTGGCCCCAAACTTTTCATCGTATCCTTCCTCAGCCAACCTTTTCTTGCCTTCCTCAGTAGCTTCAACTGAAAAGCCTTTTTCCTCCAGTCTAAGATTAAGCTCTTTTAACATTAAGTCTACTATCTCTAAAATATGCTCCCTCTTGAGGGAATGGAATACGATAGTTTCATCTATCCTATTTATAAACTCAGGCCTAAAGGTCCTCTTCAAATCATTCATGATTCTTTCCTTCATCTTTTCAAAGCTGCTCTCATCTGATTCAATGACAAAACCCATTGTTGTTTCCCTACGAATAAGGTCAGCACCCACATTGGAAGTCATTATTACAACTGAATTGCGAAAATCCACAACCCTGCCCTTGGCATCAGTTAGTCTTCCATCTTCTAAGACCTGAAGCAAAATGTTAAACACTTCAGGATGTGCTTTCTCTATTTCGTCAAGAAGTATAACGCTGTAAGGTTTTCTTCTTACAGCCTCAGTAAGTTGACCTGCTTCATCATATCCCACGTATCCAGGTGGTGCACCAATGAGCCTTGAGACTGTATGCTTTTCCATGTACTCTGACATGTCTAACCTTATTAATGCATCTTGATCTCCAAATAAGGCTTCCGCTAATGCTCTGGCAAGTTCAGTTTTACCAACTCCCGTAGGTCCCAGGAAAATGAAAGAACCAATAGGTCTTCTAGGGTCTTTTAACCCGGCTCTTGCCCTACGTACAGCCCTGGAAACTGCCTTAACTGCCTCATCCTGTCCAATTACCCTCTCATGTAATATATCCTCTAATTTGAGCAGTCTCTCTGTTTCTTCTTGTTCAAGGCTCGATACAGGAATCCCTGTCCAACTGGATACTATTTTTGCAATATCCTCAGCTGTTACCTGCATAATATTTTTACCTTTTTTAGAGTTCCATTGGGAGGTTATTTCTTCTAGCTGTTCTTTAACTTGTTTCTCCTTATCCCTCAGCCTGGCCGCTTTTTCAAAGTCCTGGCTGTTTACTGCTTCTTGCTTCTCCTGCTGGATAAGCTCAAGCTTGCCTTCATATTCTTTAATTTCAGGGGGTGCAATATAGGAGGCCAAACGTACTCTAGAGGCCGCTTCATCTATCAAATCTATAGCCTTATCAGGTAAAAATCTTTCTGTAATGTATCTGTCTGAGAGCTTTACAGCAGCCTCTATGGCCTCATCAGTAATTTTAGTCTTATGGTGGGCTTCATACTTGTCTCTTAATCCCTTTAGAATAAGCAAAGCTTCCTCCTTGGAAGGCTCATCTACCATTATTGGCTGGAACCTTCTTTCCAGGGCTGCATCCCTTTCTATATACTTTTGATACTCATCCAGGGTAGTTGCTCCTATGCATTGAATCTCGCCCCTTGCAAGGGCTGGTTTTAAAATGTTGGCAGCATCAATAGCTCCCTCGGCAGCTCCTGCTCCTATCAAAGTATGGAGCTCATCTATGAATAGGATAATATTTCCAGATTCCCTTATTTCCTGCATAACCTTTTTCAATCTTTCCTCAAATTCCCCTCTATACTTCGACCCTGCTACCAGGGCTGATAAATCCAGGGTTATTACCCTTTTATCCTTTAGAAGTTCTGGAATATCATTATGAATAATCTTTTGTGCCAATCCCTCGGCAATGGCAGTTTTACCAACTCCCGGTTCACCTATAAGGATAGGATTATTCTTAGTCCTACGGCTTAAAATCTGTATAACCCTTTCAATTTCCTTGCTTCTTCCAATTATAGGATCCAGCTTATCTTCCTTTGCTAATTGAGTTAAATCCCTGCCATATTGGTCTAGTGTGGAAGTGCCTGCCGGTGAGTTGCCTCGACCAAAGGCCTGGTTATTTTTAGCTGAATTATTATCAAATAGCTTTCCAAAGGGATCCTGAAAACCTTGATTCCCTCCTGGAAGTGGTCCTCCAAACCCTCCAAGAAGTTTCATTACCTGCATTCTAAGCCTTTCATCATTGACATTAAATTTGCCAAGGACCTTAGATGCTACACCTTCACCCTCCTTTATTAAACCTAAAAGAAGGTGTTCGGTGCCTATATATTTTACCCCTAGATTTCTAGCCTCTTCAGAAGCCAGCTCAATTACCCTTTTTGCCCTTGGTCCAATGTGTATGTCCTTACCTGGTGTTATAGGCTCAGCCCTTCCCGCGAGCTGTATTGTTTCCTCTCTAGCATTTTCTATATTTACCCCTAGGGAAGCTAGTGCCTTTGCCCCAATACCCTTGCCTTCCTTAAGAAGACCTAACAAGAGATGCTCAGTATCTACTGTGCTTTGGCCAATTGCTGCAGCCTCCTCATGGGCAAGGCGCAATACCATTTGTGCTTTTTCTGTGAATCTATTTAACATTTAATCTCCTCCATCTCTTTTAAGCTTTATTTGTTAGTAAATTTCTTATGATCTGAGATCTACTAATATCTCTTTCCATGGGAGACATTTCCTTACCCATGGAGCATTGAAGGTATGCTGGCTGCATGCTAATCATGACCCTTTGAAAGATATTGGGCTCAATGCCATCTATAATCTTTAAATCAATACCCAGCTTTAAATCCGATAATAGGGACAATGCCTCTTCTGAAGTGATAATCCTTGCATTTGTCAGTATTCCATAGGCTCTATATACCTTATCTGCCAAAACATTTTCAACTTCTCTAACCAACAAACCTCGTGCAGACTTTTCTTGATCAATTATCTTTAAAACAATACTGTACAAATTATTTATAATTTCATCTTCGCTTCGACCAATAGTTATTTGATTAGATATTTGAAATAGATTTCCCAAGGCATCTGTTCCCTCTCCATAAATGCCTCGTACAACCACACCAACCTGGGTAAGAGCAGATAATATTCTACTAGCCTGCTTTGTAAGCACTAGACCTGGCAAATGAAGCATTACAGATGCTCTCAATCCAGTACCCACATTAGTAGGACATGAGGTTAAATAGCCGTATTTCTCATTAAAGGCAATATCCAACCTATCCTCTAGCAGATCATCTATTTCATCTGCCATTTTAAAAGCCTCCGACAAGTCTAGGCCAGGTAAAATAGCCTGTATTCTTAGGTGATCCTCCTCCATAACCATGATACTAATTGACCTGTCTTTATTAAATAACACAGCTCCCTTGCCCTTTTCTGATTGTTCTGGACTAATGAGATGCTTTTCAACTAATATTCTCTTTTCCAGTTTGTTCAAATCTTCTAATTGCCACAGCTCTAATTCTGGCTGTATTCCTTCAATGGTGCTTGTAATCATATGGAAAAGAGCATTAATATCCTCTTGTTTCATTAATTGGGGAAATGGCAAATCTAACAAATTTCTAGCTAATCTTATCCTACTTGAAATAACAACATCTGAATAATAACCTTCCTCTGCAATCCATCTATCCTCTAAGGAAATTAATTTTTCTTTATCCATTATATTTCCCCTTTCGGCTCAACGCTTTTTTCCAACTTCCTAATCTCATCCCTGATTTCTGCAGCTTTTTCAAATTCCTCTGCTGATACTAGAGCTTGAAGCTTATTTCTCAAGACTTTAATCTCCTGCTTTATGCGCAAATCAGACCCTGACCTTTTGGGGAATTTCCCTCCATGTATATTGCTTCCATGCACTCTTTTTAGAAGTATATTCAGCTTATCTCCAAAGCTATCATAACACCTTGCACATCCCAACCTACCACTTTGTTGAAACTGATTATAATCTGCACCGCACTTTTCACATCTTAAGTATTCGGTTAGTTCCTTCTCAATATTTGTATTTTTCCCATCTGCTTCTAAAAGGCCAGTTAAGAATTTATGGAAAGAGAAGTTAGAATCAAAACTAAAGCCTAGCTCCTGCTGATATTTTTTTGCACATTCATCACATAGGTTTACCTCGGTTTTATCATTATTTATGATTTTAGTAATATGAACAGCTGCAGGCCTTTTCTTGCACTCATCACAAAACATATTAAACCCTCCTGATTAATTTTGCTGAAATTCCTGTCTAAGCAATGTAATTAGCATTGCCTTTATTAGTCTTGCCCTTATCTCATCTCTTTTTAATCCTTCATCTAATGTTTCTCTCTGGATTAGCGACTTCATTATAAGCATCTCTCTAAAGGTTAGAAGATCTTCATTGTAAAGCCTTTTTAACAGCTCCATGGCTCCATGTTCAGATACGCTTTTATCAATGGTTTCATCAATTAAGGTTAAAAGCTGTGCGTTTGTTAGAGGCAGCTTAATAATTCTCAGATAACCTCCACCACCCTGTTGAGATTCAACCACGTATCCCTGCTTAATTGTGAATCTGGTACCAAGAACATAGTTTATTTGCGAAGGAACACATACAAACTGTTCAGCTAGCTTGCTCCTTTGTAATTCAATATATCCTTCCTTACTATTTGCTAATAATTCATTTATATACTTTTGTATTTTATTTGCTAAACTGGACATAAGGCACCCCTCTGAATAAGGTTTAATCTTCCATCACCTTTTGACCTTTTCTGACCTTAGCCATATTATCACCTTCTGGTAAAAGTTTATGCAACTTCAGGATAGCGTTAAATAATACAAAAAAGGACCATATGGCCCCTTTTATTATCCCTTATTTACTTGTTGCATATTCTTAGTTTTGTTAGCTTTAATTTTGGCTGCTAAATTCATTATGCCATCATAGTACCGGGCTAGGATAAAGGTTATTATTAGTGCGAAAATCAACCTCACGCTAATTAGCGTAACAGCACTGGCTCCCAAAACTACAAATAGAAAGGTATCTTCTATCAATGAGTGGCATAAAGCCAAAAATACATTTACAATAACTATATCCTTACCTGACAAATGACCTTCACGAACAGCCTGGATTATTAGTCCTGCTCCAAATGTAATCCCAAAAATAAGCCCTGCCATCAAGGGAAGAGCAGCCTCCCTGGGAAGTCTAAAAAGCTTAAGCAGAGGTTCAAGTACAAAATATATTTTTTCAAGTACTGAGTAAGCCTTTAATATCTCAATAAATACCATAATGGGAATTACTATCATGGCAATCTTGGCAACACTTCTTAAACTGCCAAATAGACCATTTGCAGCTGTTTCTAAAACAAATTCCATTGCTTCACCTCTACAATATAATATTTAATAATATACCACTAATAAATGCAACGGAAATCCTTAGTATAGCTATTCCTGCTACACGTATCCCTGTCTTTTTCGCTACACTAAGCTCAACTGGCAGGGTATGTGAAAAAAGCAGCATTACTGATATAATAGTCAGCTGCTTAACATCTATTCCTACGGCAACTATTACTCCAATTGCCGCATACATATTTAAAACATTGCCTAGGACAAGGGCCAACGACATTTCCCCTGGCAGTCCAACTAATTTCATTAAAGGTTCTGCTACAAGGGCTACCCTTTCTAGCACACCCACGGCTTCTAAAAAGCTTAGGACAATATAAATTGGCACAATAATTTTTGCAATATCATATGTTAACTGAATACCATGAAACAGGCCTTTTTTTAGAGCATTTATCAGGACCATTTTTTACACCTTCTCATTTATCTAACGCCACATTCAATATTTTACTACACTAGCAAATTTTATTCACTATGAATTTCTAGTCAGGTTGTTTCAGGCATTAAATTAATAGTTTGCAATGTTAGCAACGCCTGCTTTAGCAGGGCACCAGATATATAAAAAAGCCCTTATTACGAAGGTAATAAAGGCATAAAATCATTATGCTGCTGATTTACTATTTAATTAGACCATTCTTTTTAAGAAAATCTCTTGCCACTTCATATGTTTCTTCACCATCAACATCTACTCTTCTATTAAGCTCCATCAAAGTCTCATTGTCTAATAGGGCGGAAAGCTCGTTAATAATAGGTACTATTTCTGGATATGCTTCTATAATGTCACCATGAACTGTAGGTGCAGGGTTATACACTGGGAAACAATTTTTGTCATCTTCAAAGGTATCTAGTCCAAAAGCAGCAATTCTACCATCTGTAGAGAAAGCAATACCAAAATCTGCTTGCTTTTCCCTCAAGGCATCATAAGTTAATCCCATTGCTAGGAAAAATGGATTAATATTGCTTCTGTCCAATCCATATATATTAGCAAATCTTGTAAGTCCGTCTTCTCTCTCATACCATTCTTCCAGCATAGCAAATTTAAAGCCATTGTTCGGATTATTATTTGAGTACTCTACAAAGTCTGAAACTTTTTCAAAGCCATATTCTGCTTTAATTCCAGGCCTTCCGATAAATTCATAAGTGTTATTTCCTGGTGCATAGTCCAACCAAACAATGTTATTTGTTTCTAAATCCCATTTCTTAACAGCTTGATAACATTCCTCAGGGTCGTACATTCCAGGCTGCTGCATCTGTGTCATTAGTACTGTGCCTGTATATTCATAATACATACTAATCTCTCCTGACACAAGAGCTGGCCTCAATATAGCAGTTTCTCCTAAACCTACTTCATTTTGGACAGGATAACCATGATATTGAAGGAGCTCAACAAGCATTTCACCCAAAAAAATACTCTCAGTAAAAGTCTTTGAGGCTACAACTATAGTTGGACCTTTTGCATCATCACCTGACTTTGTTCCTCCTCCACATCCAATGGCACTGATCATTAACATAACTACTAATAGGCTTACAAGTAAAATTTTTGTTTTTAACCTCACCCTAAAATCCTCCTTTTATAAAATCTAAAAAGTAAAAGCTATTAATATTTATTCTTTCACCCCCTAAACCACCAGTTCAATAATTAATAATCAAGCATGTTTTTGGTAGTAAGTTCACTTTTACAGTAAATATTTCAGAACAATTAAGATATTTTGTGTATTAATCACACATGTCCAACATGTCTAATAGCAAAGGTTAAATTTAACCTTTGCAAGGCTTATTTTGTATGATTTTATCTTGATAAAGCACTGCAACTACGCAGCATTAAATCGTTGCATAGTTATATATTTATTTAATATTCATAATAAACTATATCATGTTATGCTTTATTATTGCAATATAATTTATACTTTAGTAACACAGAATAAAAAATAGAAAAATGTCGAACAAAAAGTTGAATCAAAAAAACTAGCTTATATTGCTAGTTAAGTTCAAATGATGGCTCCCCGGGCTGGGCTCGAACCAGCAACCACTCGGTTAACAGCCGAGTGCTCTACCATTGAGCTACCGAGGATTATTGAGGATTTGTATAAAGCTTAAACCATATTTGATTTAAGCTTTAGTGTTAAAAATTTAGTTCGGCGACGACCTACTCTCCCAGGAGAACCTAGTACCATCGGCGCTGGAGGACTTTACTTCCGTGTTCGGTATGGGAACGGGTGTTACCCCTCCGCCATCGTCACCGAAAATCTTTTTGAGTTTTTCTACTCTCTCAAAACTACACAGCTTTTTTCTACCTGCAAGAACGGATGTCTGATGTCAGTCGTCAGATGTCAGTACTCGTTGCAATTGGCATAGCCAATTGTGCTTCTAATCCGACTTCTGATTTCCGACCTCTGACCTCTGTTTGTTTAGATCAAGCCCTCGACTTATTAGTACCGGTCAGCTAAAGACATTACTGCCCTTACACCTCCGGCCTATCTACCTGATGTTCTCTCAGGTGTCTTACCTGGTTTGCCAGTGGGAAATCTTATCTTGAGGGGGGCTTCGTGCTTAGATGCTTTCAGCACTTATCCCTGCCAAACTTAGCTACCCAGCTGTGCCGTTGGCACGACAACTGGTGCACCAGAGGTTTGTTCACCCCGGTCCTCTCGTACTAGGGGCAATTCCTCTCAAATCTCCTGCGCCTGCGGCGGATAGGGACCGAACTGTCTCACGACGTTCTGAACCCAGCTCACGTACCGCTTTAATGGGCGAACAG
The sequence above is drawn from the Desulfitibacter alkalitolerans DSM 16504 genome and encodes:
- a CDS encoding PIN/TRAM domain-containing protein, which encodes MLKKIARIIIMLIIAAVCFSITVYVLDLSFVDNIPQEAKWAIGGLVTIVAALIGFTIAPLIINSIIQLTEWLEVKLQKTPTFDIVAGVIGIIIGLIIANLLGVSFSALPFVGDYIPMITSVVFGYLGWSIGTKKRDEILSLVNIFKFGKDKQTKVYSKSGGYKILDTSVIIDGRISDICKTGFVEGTLLIPSFVLEELRHIADSSDALKRNRGRRGLDILNKIRKELDIKVQIYEQDVEDVVEVDSKLVRLAQMLNGQVVTNDYNLNKVAELQGVKVLNINELANAVKPIVLPGEEMVVQVIKDGKESGQGIAYLDDGTMIVVENGRKYINQTIHVMVTSVLQTAAGRMIFAKPKGADKNSDGAKSAWGEVKAGALRN
- a CDS encoding CarD family transcriptional regulator, encoding MFKVGDKVVYPMHGAGIIESIEEKEVLGEKRSYYIMKIPIGDMKVMVPMDNVQDIGLRQVIDTQEMSEVIGILQDKNSTMNVSWNKRYRANMDKIKSGNIFEVAEVVRNLTIRDKDKGLSTGERKMLENAKRILISELVLVKNIAEDQVEDLLHKVLA
- the radA gene encoding DNA repair protein RadA is translated as MKTKTVYVCSECKQESSKWHGRCLNCNSWNTLEETLLDNKKKSTTNRKRASSMRLSEVISGSSHRIVTGMNEFNRVVGGGIVRDSITILTAKPGAGKSTLLLQIANDLGSQGYVVMYASGEESESQIKCRADRIFDEVNENVWVISDTSLDNVLASIETIDPDLIIIDSIQTFVLEAFPGSRAGSPTQTMECAGELLKIAKNPQRPRAVIMVGQMTKEDELAGLRALEHLVDTVMLIEGESGEELKTLTSTKNRHGGTMEMGFLTLGERGMVSIDNPSEYFMTKREDGTEVSGSALAVMKEGTRPIIIEVESLVSSSFTPYPLRIGEALRKEQMNTLISILEQRGGVNLYDKNVVIKITGGIKIKEQAANLAVIMSIASSVFKQPIPNHVVFVSDVGLTGELKKVPSLEVRVKELDRMGFKKVFVAKDSSKNLRIGNIEIIEAQNLQEVLKGVFKIL
- a CDS encoding ATP-dependent Clp protease ATP-binding subunit, whose protein sequence is MLNRFTEKAQMVLRLAHEEAAAIGQSTVDTEHLLLGLLKEGKGIGAKALASLGVNIENAREETIQLAGRAEPITPGKDIHIGPRAKRVIELASEEARNLGVKYIGTEHLLLGLIKEGEGVASKVLGKFNVNDERLRMQVMKLLGGFGGPLPGGNQGFQDPFGKLFDNNSAKNNQAFGRGNSPAGTSTLDQYGRDLTQLAKEDKLDPIIGRSKEIERVIQILSRRTKNNPILIGEPGVGKTAIAEGLAQKIIHNDIPELLKDKRVITLDLSALVAGSKYRGEFEERLKKVMQEIRESGNIILFIDELHTLIGAGAAEGAIDAANILKPALARGEIQCIGATTLDEYQKYIERDAALERRFQPIMVDEPSKEEALLILKGLRDKYEAHHKTKITDEAIEAAVKLSDRYITERFLPDKAIDLIDEAASRVRLASYIAPPEIKEYEGKLELIQQEKQEAVNSQDFEKAARLRDKEKQVKEQLEEITSQWNSKKGKNIMQVTAEDIAKIVSSWTGIPVSSLEQEETERLLKLEDILHERVIGQDEAVKAVSRAVRRARAGLKDPRRPIGSFIFLGPTGVGKTELARALAEALFGDQDALIRLDMSEYMEKHTVSRLIGAPPGYVGYDEAGQLTEAVRRKPYSVILLDEIEKAHPEVFNILLQVLEDGRLTDAKGRVVDFRNSVVIMTSNVGADLIRRETTMGFVIESDESSFEKMKERIMNDLKRTFRPEFINRIDETIVFHSLKREHILEIVDLMLKELNLRLEEKGFSVEATEEGKKRLAEEGYDEKFGARPLRRAILRLVEDNLSEGLLEGKYQTGDKVIIKVIDDKLELEKA
- a CDS encoding protein arginine kinase is translated as MDKEKLISLEDRWIAEEGYYSDVVISSRIRLARNLLDLPFPQLMKQEDINALFHMITSTIEGIQPELELWQLEDLNKLEKRILVEKHLISPEQSEKGKGAVLFNKDRSISIMVMEEDHLRIQAILPGLDLSEAFKMADEIDDLLEDRLDIAFNEKYGYLTSCPTNVGTGLRASVMLHLPGLVLTKQASRILSALTQVGVVVRGIYGEGTDALGNLFQISNQITIGRSEDEIINNLYSIVLKIIDQEKSARGLLVREVENVLADKVYRAYGILTNARIITSEEALSLLSDLKLGIDLKIIDGIEPNIFQRVMISMQPAYLQCSMGKEMSPMERDISRSQIIRNLLTNKA
- a CDS encoding UvrB/UvrC motif-containing protein — protein: MFCDECKKRPAAVHITKIINNDKTEVNLCDECAKKYQQELGFSFDSNFSFHKFLTGLLEADGKNTNIEKELTEYLRCEKCGADYNQFQQSGRLGCARCYDSFGDKLNILLKRVHGSNIHGGKFPKRSGSDLRIKQEIKVLRNKLQALVSAEEFEKAAEIRDEIRKLEKSVEPKGEI
- a CDS encoding CtsR family transcriptional regulator, which translates into the protein MSSLANKIQKYINELLANSKEGYIELQRSKLAEQFVCVPSQINYVLGTRFTIKQGYVVESQQGGGGYLRIIKLPLTNAQLLTLIDETIDKSVSEHGAMELLKRLYNEDLLTFREMLIMKSLIQRETLDEGLKRDEIRARLIKAMLITLLRQEFQQN
- a CDS encoding nucleoside recognition domain-containing protein; the encoded protein is MEFVLETAANGLFGSLRSVAKIAMIVIPIMVFIEILKAYSVLEKIYFVLEPLLKLFRLPREAALPLMAGLIFGITFGAGLIIQAVREGHLSGKDIVIVNVFLALCHSLIEDTFLFVVLGASAVTLISVRLIFALIITFILARYYDGIMNLAAKIKANKTKNMQQVNKG
- a CDS encoding nucleoside recognition domain-containing protein — encoded protein: MVLINALKKGLFHGIQLTYDIAKIIVPIYIVLSFLEAVGVLERVALVAEPLMKLVGLPGEMSLALVLGNVLNMYAAIGVIVAVGIDVKQLTIISVMLLFSHTLPVELSVAKKTGIRVAGIAILRISVAFISGILLNIIL
- a CDS encoding glycine betaine ABC transporter substrate-binding protein, giving the protein MRLKTKILLVSLLVVMLMISAIGCGGGTKSGDDAKGPTIVVASKTFTESIFLGEMLVELLQYHGYPVQNEVGLGETAILRPALVSGEISMYYEYTGTVLMTQMQQPGMYDPEECYQAVKKWDLETNNIVWLDYAPGNNTYEFIGRPGIKAEYGFEKVSDFVEYSNNNPNNGFKFAMLEEWYEREDGLTRFANIYGLDRSNINPFFLAMGLTYDALREKQADFGIAFSTDGRIAAFGLDTFEDDKNCFPVYNPAPTVHGDIIEAYPEIVPIINELSALLDNETLMELNRRVDVDGEETYEVARDFLKKNGLIK